Proteins encoded in a region of the Hirundo rustica isolate bHirRus1 chromosome 10, bHirRus1.pri.v3, whole genome shotgun sequence genome:
- the DTYMK gene encoding thymidylate kinase, with the protein MAARRGALIALEGVDRAGKSTQGRRLVEALRKAGHRADLLRFPDRTTEIGQLISSYLGREKNLEDHTIHLLFSANRWEHVPMMKEKLHQGITIVVDRYAFSGVAFTSAKGNFCLDWCKQPDVGLPKPDLILFLQLSPEEAAERGNFGHERYETSSFQEKVLQSFYYLMEDKTLNWKTVNASKSIEDLHREIKSIAEETMQEVQNKPLGELWK; encoded by the exons AtggcggcgcggcgcggcgcgctGATCGCGCTGGAGGGCGTGGACCGCGCCGGGAAGAGCACGCAGGGCCGGCGGCTGGTGGAGGCCCTGCGGAAGGCCGGGCACCGCGCCGACCTCCTCCGCTTCCCGG ACAGAACCACAGAGATTGGGCAGCTGATCAGCTCCTacctggggagggagaagaacCTGGAGGACCACACCATTCACCTGCTCTTCTCTGCCAACCGCTGGGAACATGT ACCGATGATGAAAGAGAAACTACATCAAGGGATCACGATCGTGGTTGACAGATACGCCTTCTCTGGAGTGGCCTTCACAAGTGCCAAAGGG AACTTCTGCCTGGACTGGTGCAAACAGCCTGATGTTGGACTCCCAAAGCCAGACCTGATCCTGTTCCTTCAGTTAAGCCcggaagaagcagcagaacgAGGGAACTTTGGACATGAGCGTTACGAGACCAGCTCCTTCCAAGAGAAAGTTCTTCAGTCCTTCTATTACCTAATGGAGGACAAGACGCTAAACTGGAAG ACAGTGAATGCTTCAAAGAGCATTGAAGACTTGCACAGAGAAATCAAGTCCATTGCAGAGGAAACTATGCAGGAGGTTCAGAATAAACCTTTGGGAGAACTCTGGAAATGA
- the ING5 gene encoding inhibitor of growth protein 5 isoform X1, translated as MATAMYLEHYLDSIENLPCELQRNFQLMRELDQRTEDKKAEIDGLAAAYIESVKNMLPEERVEHLRKIQSAYSKCKEYSDDKVQLAMQTYEMVDKHIRRLDADLARFEADLKDKLEGSDFETPGSRSLKKGRSQKDKRSSRGRGRRTSEEDTPKKKKLKGGSEFADTILSVHPSDVLDMPVDPNEPTYCLCHQVSYGEMIGCDNPDCPIEWFHFACVDLTTKPKGKWFCPRCVQERKKKK; from the exons ATGGCCACTGCTATGTACCTGGAGCACTACCTGGACA GTATTGAGAATTTGCCGTGCGAGCTGCAGAGGAACTTCCAGCTGATGcgggagctggatcagagaaCAGAAG aCAAGAAAGCGGAGATTGATGGCCTGGCAGCAGCGTACATCGAGTCTGTGAAGAACATGTTACCTGAGGAGAGAGTGGAGCACCTGAGGAAGATCCAGAGTGCCTACAGCAAGTGTAAAGAGTACAGTGATGACAAAGTGCAGCTGGCCATGCAGACCTATGAGATG GTGGATAAGCACATCCGCCGGCTGGATGCAGACTTGGCGCGGTTTGAAGCCGATCTCAAAGATAAACTGGAAGGCAGCGACTTCGAAACCCCTGGATCCCGAAGCCTGAAAA aGGGACGAAgtcagaaagacaaaagaagctctcGTGGTCGAGGCAGGAGAACATCTGAAGAAGATacaccaaagaaaaagaagctcaAAGGAGG GTCTGAGTTTGCTGATACCATCCTGTCGGTGCATCCCTCGGATGTCCTGGACATGCCAGTGGATCCCAACGAGCCCACCTACTGCCTGTGTCACCAGGTGTCCTATGGAGAGATGATTGGCTGTGACAACCCAGAT TGCCCAATCGAGTGGTTCCACTTTGCTTGTGTGGACCTGACCACCAAACCCAAAGGGAAATG gttttGTCCTCGTTGTgttcaggaaagaaagaaaaagaagtaa
- the ING5 gene encoding inhibitor of growth protein 5 isoform X2, with amino-acid sequence MRELDQRTEDKKAEIDGLAAAYIESVKNMLPEERVEHLRKIQSAYSKCKEYSDDKVQLAMQTYEMVDKHIRRLDADLARFEADLKDKLEGSDFETPGSRSLKKGRSQKDKRSSRGRGRRTSEEDTPKKKKLKGGSEFADTILSVHPSDVLDMPVDPNEPTYCLCHQVSYGEMIGCDNPDCPIEWFHFACVDLTTKPKGKWFCPRCVQERKKKK; translated from the exons ATGcgggagctggatcagagaaCAGAAG aCAAGAAAGCGGAGATTGATGGCCTGGCAGCAGCGTACATCGAGTCTGTGAAGAACATGTTACCTGAGGAGAGAGTGGAGCACCTGAGGAAGATCCAGAGTGCCTACAGCAAGTGTAAAGAGTACAGTGATGACAAAGTGCAGCTGGCCATGCAGACCTATGAGATG GTGGATAAGCACATCCGCCGGCTGGATGCAGACTTGGCGCGGTTTGAAGCCGATCTCAAAGATAAACTGGAAGGCAGCGACTTCGAAACCCCTGGATCCCGAAGCCTGAAAA aGGGACGAAgtcagaaagacaaaagaagctctcGTGGTCGAGGCAGGAGAACATCTGAAGAAGATacaccaaagaaaaagaagctcaAAGGAGG GTCTGAGTTTGCTGATACCATCCTGTCGGTGCATCCCTCGGATGTCCTGGACATGCCAGTGGATCCCAACGAGCCCACCTACTGCCTGTGTCACCAGGTGTCCTATGGAGAGATGATTGGCTGTGACAACCCAGAT TGCCCAATCGAGTGGTTCCACTTTGCTTGTGTGGACCTGACCACCAAACCCAAAGGGAAATG gttttGTCCTCGTTGTgttcaggaaagaaagaaaaagaagtaa